The proteins below are encoded in one region of Drosophila santomea strain STO CAGO 1482 chromosome 3R, Prin_Dsan_1.1, whole genome shotgun sequence:
- the LOC120453285 gene encoding dopamine receptor 2 isoform X2: MVEDNGSSPEAEGAEGAGAPLLALLRVDVLNQTQTRSPSPSFFGSYNISEDVYFYFNGLPTSTELVLNATTSATSTTLSPGLVATGGGGTTTPEPDLSEFLEALPNDRVGLLAFLFLFSFATVFGNSLVILAVIRERYLHTATNYFITSLAVADCLVGLVVMPFSALYEVLENTWFFGTDWCDIWRSLDVLFSTASILNLCVISLDRYWAITDPFSYPMRMTVKRAAGLIAAVWICSSAISFPAIVWWRAARDGEMPAYKCTFTEHLGYLVFSSTISFYLPLLVMVFTYCRIYRAAVIQTRSLKIGTKQVLMASGELQLTLRIHRGGTTRDQQNQVSGGGGGGGGGGGGGGSLSHSHSHSHHHHHNHGGGTTTSTPEEPDDEPLSALHNNGLARHRHMGKNFSLSRKLAKFAKEKKAAKTLGIVMGVFIICWLPFFVVNLLSGFCIECIEHEEIVSAIVTWLGWINSCMNPVIYACWSRDFRRAFVRLLCMCCPRKIRRKYQPTMRSKSQRKPLASRRPTATSSELLRFGAFE; this comes from the exons ATGGTGGAGGACAATGGTTCGTCGCCGGAAGCGGAAGGAGCGGAAGGAGCCGGCGCACCCCTCCTGGCCCTCCTCCGGGTGGATGTGCTCAATCAGACGCAGACCCGCTCGCCCTCGCCGTCGTTCTTCGGCAGCTACAACATCTCCGAGGACGTCTACTTCTACTTCAATGGGTTGCCCACGAGCACGGAGCTCGTCCTGAACGCCACCACCTCcgccaccagcaccacctTGAGTCCGGGATTGGTTGCGACAGGAGGTGGTGGCACCACCACGCCGGAACCCGATCTATCCGAGTTCCTGGAGGCCCTGCCCAACGACCGCGTGGGTCTGCTGGCCTTCCTCTTCCTGTTCTCCTTTGCCACCGTTTTCGGCAACTCCCTGGTCATACTGGCCGTCATCCGGGAGCGGTACTTGCACACGGCGACCAACTACTTCATCACCAGCCTGGCAGTGGCCGACTGCCTGGTGGGTCTGGTGGTCATGCCCTTCTCGGCGCTCTACGAGGTGCTGGAGAACACGTGGTTCTTCGGCACGGACTGGTGCGACATTTGGCGGTCTTTGGACGTGCTCTTCAGCACCGCCTCCATACTGAATCTGTGCGTGATCTCACTGGACCGCTACTGGGCCATCACGGATCCCTTCAGCTATCCGATGAGAATGACGGTCAAGCGGGCCGCCGGACTGATAGCCGCCGTCTGGATCTGCTCCAGTGCCATTAGCTTTCCGGCCATCGTGTGGTGGCGGGCGGCGAGGGATGGCGAGATGCCCGCCTACAAGTGCACCTTCACCGAGCACCTGGGCTACCTGGTCTTCTCGTCGACGATATCCTTCTACCTGCCGCTGCTGGTGATGGTGTTCACCTACTGTCGCATCTACAGGGCAGCCGTGATCCAAACGAGATCACTTAAGATTGGCACCAAGCAGGTGCTCATGGCCTCCGGTGAACTGCAGCTCACATTGCGCATTCATCGTGGCGGCACCACGCGGGATCAGCAAAATCAGGTTtccggcggaggaggtggcggaggaggaggcggcggtggcggcggatCACTGAGCCACTCGCACTCCCATTCGCATCACCATCATCACAATCACGGCGGTGGCACGACGACCTCCACGCCGGAGGAGCCGGATGATGAGCCACTATCCGCACTGCACAACAACGGACTGGCCCGCCATCGGCACATGGGCAAGAACTTCTCGCTGTCCAGGAAACTGGCCAAGTTCGCCAAGGAGAAGAAGGCGGCCAAGACGCTGGGCATCGTGATGGGCGTGTTCATCATCTGCTGGCTGCCCTTCTTTGTGGTCAATCTGCTGTCCGGGTTCTGCATCGAGTGCATCGAGCACGAGGAGATCGTCTCGGCCATCGTCACCTGGCTCGGCTGGATCAACTCCTGCATGAATCCTGTGATCTACGCCTGCTGGAGCAGGGACTTTCGCAG GGCCTTTGTGCGTCTGCTGTGCATGTGCTGTCCTCGCAAGATTCGCCGCAAGTACCAGCCCACGATGCGTTCCAAGTCGCAG AGGAAACCACTGGCCAGCCGGAGGCCAACTGCCACATCCTCGGAACTGCTTCGTTTCGGGGCCTTCGAGTAG
- the LOC120453285 gene encoding dopamine receptor 2 isoform X1, whose protein sequence is MVEDNGSSPEAEGAEGAGAPLLALLRVDVLNQTQTRSPSPSFFGSYNISEDVYFYFNGLPTSTELVLNATTSATSTTLSPGLVATGGGGTTTPEPDLSEFLEALPNDRVGLLAFLFLFSFATVFGNSLVILAVIRERYLHTATNYFITSLAVADCLVGLVVMPFSALYEVLENTWFFGTDWCDIWRSLDVLFSTASILNLCVISLDRYWAITDPFSYPMRMTVKRAAGLIAAVWICSSAISFPAIVWWRAARDGEMPAYKCTFTEHLGYLVFSSTISFYLPLLVMVFTYCRIYRAAVIQTRSLKIGTKQVLMASGELQLTLRIHRGGTTRDQQNQVSGGGGGGGGGGGGGGSLSHSHSHSHHHHHNHGGGTTTSTPEEPDDEPLSALHNNGLARHRHMGKNFSLSRKLAKFAKEKKAAKTLGIVMGVFIICWLPFFVVNLLSGFCIECIEHEEIVSAIVTWLGWINSCMNPVIYACWSRDFRRAFVRLLCMCCPRKIRRKYQPTMRSKSQCHVAAAMVAASTSFGYHSVNQIDRTLM, encoded by the exons ATGGTGGAGGACAATGGTTCGTCGCCGGAAGCGGAAGGAGCGGAAGGAGCCGGCGCACCCCTCCTGGCCCTCCTCCGGGTGGATGTGCTCAATCAGACGCAGACCCGCTCGCCCTCGCCGTCGTTCTTCGGCAGCTACAACATCTCCGAGGACGTCTACTTCTACTTCAATGGGTTGCCCACGAGCACGGAGCTCGTCCTGAACGCCACCACCTCcgccaccagcaccacctTGAGTCCGGGATTGGTTGCGACAGGAGGTGGTGGCACCACCACGCCGGAACCCGATCTATCCGAGTTCCTGGAGGCCCTGCCCAACGACCGCGTGGGTCTGCTGGCCTTCCTCTTCCTGTTCTCCTTTGCCACCGTTTTCGGCAACTCCCTGGTCATACTGGCCGTCATCCGGGAGCGGTACTTGCACACGGCGACCAACTACTTCATCACCAGCCTGGCAGTGGCCGACTGCCTGGTGGGTCTGGTGGTCATGCCCTTCTCGGCGCTCTACGAGGTGCTGGAGAACACGTGGTTCTTCGGCACGGACTGGTGCGACATTTGGCGGTCTTTGGACGTGCTCTTCAGCACCGCCTCCATACTGAATCTGTGCGTGATCTCACTGGACCGCTACTGGGCCATCACGGATCCCTTCAGCTATCCGATGAGAATGACGGTCAAGCGGGCCGCCGGACTGATAGCCGCCGTCTGGATCTGCTCCAGTGCCATTAGCTTTCCGGCCATCGTGTGGTGGCGGGCGGCGAGGGATGGCGAGATGCCCGCCTACAAGTGCACCTTCACCGAGCACCTGGGCTACCTGGTCTTCTCGTCGACGATATCCTTCTACCTGCCGCTGCTGGTGATGGTGTTCACCTACTGTCGCATCTACAGGGCAGCCGTGATCCAAACGAGATCACTTAAGATTGGCACCAAGCAGGTGCTCATGGCCTCCGGTGAACTGCAGCTCACATTGCGCATTCATCGTGGCGGCACCACGCGGGATCAGCAAAATCAGGTTtccggcggaggaggtggcggaggaggaggcggcggtggcggcggatCACTGAGCCACTCGCACTCCCATTCGCATCACCATCATCACAATCACGGCGGTGGCACGACGACCTCCACGCCGGAGGAGCCGGATGATGAGCCACTATCCGCACTGCACAACAACGGACTGGCCCGCCATCGGCACATGGGCAAGAACTTCTCGCTGTCCAGGAAACTGGCCAAGTTCGCCAAGGAGAAGAAGGCGGCCAAGACGCTGGGCATCGTGATGGGCGTGTTCATCATCTGCTGGCTGCCCTTCTTTGTGGTCAATCTGCTGTCCGGGTTCTGCATCGAGTGCATCGAGCACGAGGAGATCGTCTCGGCCATCGTCACCTGGCTCGGCTGGATCAACTCCTGCATGAATCCTGTGATCTACGCCTGCTGGAGCAGGGACTTTCGCAG GGCCTTTGTGCGTCTGCTGTGCATGTGCTGTCCTCGCAAGATTCGCCGCAAGTACCAGCCCACGATGCGTTCCAAGTCGCAG TGTCACGTGGCCGCTGCAATGGTGGCCGCCTCCACCTCCTTCGGCTACCACTCGGTGAACCAGATCGACCGGACGCTCATGTGA